GAAGAACATATCCACGACATGCTTGTGAAAGTCATCCATGTCGGCAGGAGGCACAATCACTTCCGCCGGCTGTGTCGAATTTTGAGCTACGGCTTCCTCCCGAACATGAAATGAGGCCTGGCAGGTCGCGCTCACGGATGGATTGGAGACAAGCGATGCACGCCCATCGACTCGATACACTCCGGGCGCGAGATGCGAAGTATCGATCGTGACCATGCGGCCGGTGCTTTCTATCGCGCCGGCATTGCTGGTCCACGAGTACGTGACATCCAGCTTGTCTGGCAAGGTCATCGTCTCGCCGATTACCTGGACCGCATTGCCTGCCGATACTTCCTGCGCACCGACACTGCAGTTGAACTCGATCTCCGAACGCGTTTCCGGAGGGACACGCATCGGCGGCGCCGGTGCTATGTGATTTCCGCCGAAACGAAAGACAATGCCCGTGCTGATTTGAAGCTGATTTTGCGAGCCATTGCTGCCGTTTGGAAACTCGGTGCGAAGATACTGCGCATTGAAGGTACGAATTGCGATGCGCGGCGTGAGATTGAAATCCAGTCCGCCTCCGGTTGAAAAGGCAAAGCTCTCGGCACTGCTCTTCGAGCCAGTGCTGGTGGGGAAATAAGATCCCGTACCGCGCGCGCCGCCAGCGAGGAACTGGCCAAACGCTGTCAGCCGGGAATGATTCCACAAAAAGCGCGGCCCCCCCATGTAGGTCATCAGCGTAAGGTTCTGGCCCAGCGTGCTGATGTCAGTGGCATGACCGGCAGTGACCATGCCCGCCACGCCCAGCCATTTCTTGAAGTTAAAGTCGCCTTCTACGAATGCGCCATTCATCGTGAAGCATTGGCAGGATGCAGGCGGAGCATTGGCATCGATCAGGTTGTAGCCGCCGGCAAGATCAAAGCGCGACGTGTAATCGACATCCTGGGGAGTGGCCCGCTGCCCATAAGCAGCGGCTCCCCCGGCAAGCATAAGCAGACCAATTAACAACTTCGAGCGGATCATCCTTTTCTCCTATCTTGAACATTCAGATCTGGCGTGCCGCTGCTCAATAGAGCAGCGACACGCTGGGTGAAGTCGTCAACGGACTCGTATTGAGCAACACGAATCTGTCAGGAGAAATGGCGTAGATCACGGTTGTGCCGTCTCCGAGCAGGTAGCGTCCTGCCGTTGCCGGGGTGGTGTTGCTGTTCGGATCAGAGAGTGTATAGGTGGTGGTGGTAGTTTCGCCGAGTTCCAGCACATTGATCGTGCCCACTCCGACATTCATGTCGAGGGTGTAACTCGCCTTACCGGCTCCATTTGCAGTGAAATATCCCGACGTATTGATACTGGCCAGCGAACTTGCCGGGATCGTGGAATCGACGAACGTTCCATCGAGTGTCGACAGGCTGAACGGCGAACCCGTCTGCTGCTCGATGTGTCCGAGACCGGCGTAACTGCTCTCGAGGAAATAGCCGGTTCCAGGACTGGTGAGATAGACGATGCGCGGTGCCGGCGGCCCTGTAGGCAGACCAAGGATGGCAAGCAGCGTAGCAATCAGGCTCGGCGGCTGAGGATAGTCCAGCTCGCTGCGTCCATTGCTCGCAACCTCGCAGGTAGACGTTCCGGTTGCAGTGGAGTTGCCCAGCAACGCCTGCAGCAGCGTGCTGGAGTTGGAGAGGCCGGTGAGGTTATCCACCAGGCTGGTAAGACCCGCGCTATCCACGTTGGTCGTATTGCAGGTGCCCGCGCCGTCGCCGCTGGCGCGGAAGATGGTTGCGGTGGAGAAGTTGAGTACGCTCTGCAGTGTGGTTCCGAGCAGGCCAGGATCGGACTGTGCATTCTCATATCCGATAAACGGCCCATTCAGATCCGTGTTCGAGAAGCTGCTCATGGTCTGCAGCTGCGCCGTGCCGGCCAGCAGAGAGTAGGCGGAGTGCTTGTCGGTTGACATCACGAACGCCTCGTTCGCATTCACGATGTAGACCGCGTAGTCCGACGGATATACACCGTCAGAGATGCTGGAGTTACTGAGCGTCATCGCCAGTCGCCCATTCTGGTCGGCAGCCTCGTAGCTGCCGGTCAGCGGTGCATTCGGGAAATTCACGCTCGCGATGTTGGCATCGGCCGCGCCGGTGCTGATCGTACCGGCACCGTCCGTGGTGAACTGACCTACCGTCGCCACAGGCCCGGAAGCGATGCCAATGGTGCAGGAGACCAGGCAGGGAGTGTCACCCGAGAATCCAAAGGCATAACTGCCTTTGAGTCCGGCGGAGTAAGCGGAGGTGGTCTGCGCCAGGAGCGAGCCGCTGCCCTTGGTGCCTACCAGTTGGTCGTCGTCGTACTCAATCAGGCTGCCCTGCGTGGAGACCGTCGCCGGCGATACAGGAGCCTTGAGCGAGATGGCATAGGTGAAGGTCTGATCGGTCGTGCCGTCCGAATTCAGAGTTGTGATGGTGATGAAGCCCCGGCTGTCGGAGTTCACGATGTAGGTGCCAAGGAATGTCTGCGTTGCCACCGTGGTTCCGGCAGGCGCCGAAGACTGATGGTTCGCATCCAGCTCGCCGGCCGTGATGCCACCGGTTCCGTCCGCGGTAAAGCTGCCGACGGTCGCCGTCTGGTAGGCAAGCACTCCGGCCACCACGTCGTCATATCCCTGGAAGAGATACGCATAGGGACCGGTAAGCTCCGAGTCGTTCGGAGAAGACTGATACACGACCAGGAGGATCAGGTTGTCGGTGGCCGTGGCCCCCTTGCTGTCGGTCACGGTAACGGTGAAGCTGCTAGCACCCGCTGCCGTCGGCGTGCCACTGAGAACGCCGTCGGAGGCGAGCGTAATGCCTGCCGAAACAGTTCCCGTCGTCACGGCGTAGGTGTAAGGCGCCGTGCCGCCGGTGGCCTGCAGCGTATAGGAGTACGGGGTGTTCAGGATGGCATTCGGCAGCGTCGCCGCAAGGGTCAGCGTACCGGATGGGTTAATGGTGATGCTTTCGGGACCAGTCACCGTCTTCGCCGGGCTCTCCGAATCTGTCACCGTCACAGTTACAACACTCGTCTCCGCTGTCGTCGGCGTACCGCTTACCGTGCAGCCGCTCAGCGTAAGACCTGCAGGCAGCGTGCCGCTATTGATCACGCAGCTGTAAGGCGAGGTGCCACCGCTTACGCCGATCGTGGCGCTATAAGCGATGCCTACCGTACCATTCGGTAGCGTAGAGGTGGTCAGCGTCAAACTCGCCGGCGAGATCACGATCGTCTCAGGACCGGTTGCCGTCTGCGCCGGGCTTCCGGAGTCCGTCACCTTCACAGTAACGGTGGAAGACCCGGCTGTGGTCGGCGTGCCGCTCACGGTGCAGCCGCTCAGCGTGAGGCCAGCAGGCAACGTGCCGCTGGTGATCGCGCAGCTGTACGGCGAAGTGCCTCCACTGGCGCCGATGGTCGCACTGTAGGGCACTCCTACCGTGCCATTCGGCAGTGTGGTGCTAGTCAGGGTTAGAGTTGCCGGAGAAATCACAATCGTCTCCAGGCCGGTGACCGTCTGCGCCGGGCTACCCGAATCTGTCACCTTCACGGTTACAGTCGAGCTTCCCGCCGTGGTCGGCGTACCGCTTACCGTGCAGCCATTCAGGATCAAGCCTGCCGGCAGCGTGCCGCTGGTGATCGCGCAGCTGTACGGCGAAGTGCCTCCACTGGCGCCGATGGTCGCACTGTAGGGCACTCCTACCGTGCCATTCGGCAGCGTCGTGCTGGTCAGGGTTAGAGTTGCCGGAGAAATCACAATCGTCTCCGGGCCGGTGACCGTCTGCGCCGGGCTACCCGAATCTGTCACCTTCACGGTTACAGTCGAGCTTCCCGCAGTCGTCGGCGTACCGCTTACCGTGCAGTCGCTCAGAGTAAGGCCAGCAGGCAGCGTGCCACTGGTGATCGCGCAGCTGTAGGGCGAGGTTCCGCCGCTGGCACCGATTGTCGCGCTATACGCAACGCCTACCTTGCCGTTCGGCAACGTGGTGCTGGTCAATGTAAGAGTTGCCGGAGAGATCACGATCGTCTCCGGGCCAGTAACTGTCTTTGCCGGGCTTCCGGAATCAGTTACCTTCACCGTGACTGTCGAGGTGCCCGCTGTCGTCGGCGTGCCACTCACGGTGCAACCACTGAGTGCCAGACCCGCAGGCAGCGTACCGCTCGTGATCGCGCAGCTGTAGGGTGATGTTCCGCCGCTGGCACCGATCGTCGCACTATACGCAACACCCACCGTACCATTCGGAAGCGTGGTGCTGGTCAGGGTTAAGGCCGCTGGAGAGATCACGATCGTCTCCGGACCGCTGACTGTATCTGCGGGGCTCGCCGAATCGGTCACCTTCACCGTGACCGTCGACGTCTCCGCTGTTGTTGGCGTACCGCTCACCGTGCAGCCGTTCAGCGTAAGGCCTGCAGGCAACGTGCCGCTCGTGATCGCGCAGCTGTAGGGTGATGTTCCACCGCTGGCTCCGATGGTCGCGCTATACGCAACGCCCACCGTACCGTTCGGCAACGTGGTGCTGGTCAAGGTAAGAGTTGCCGGAGAGATCACGATGGTCTCGGGTCCCGTGGCTGTCTTCGCGGGGCTTCCCGAGTCCGTCACCTTTACGGTAACCGTCGACGTCTCCGCTGTTGTCGGTGTACCGCTCACCGTGCAACCGCTCAGCGACAGGCCCGCAGGCAGCGTACCGCTGGTGATCGCGCAGCTGTAGGGCGAAGTTCCACCGCTCGCGCCGATGGTCGCACTATAAGCCACGCCCACCGTGCCGTTCGGCAGTGTCGTTGTCGTAAGAGTCAGGTTCGCCGGAGAGATCACAATTGTCTCCGGGCCACTGACTGTATCCGCGGGGCTCGCCGAATCGGTCACCTTCACCGTGACCGTCGACGTCTCCGCTGTTGTCGGTGTACCGCTCACCGTGCAACCGCTCAGCGACAGGCCCGCAGGCAGCGTACCGCTGGTGATCGCGCAGCTGTAGGGCGAAGTTCCACCGCTCGCGCCGATGGTCGCACTATAAGCCACGCCCACCGTGCCGTTCGGCAGTGTCGTTGTCGTAAGAGTCAGGTTCGCCGGAGAGATCACAATTGTCTCCGGGCCACTGACTGTATCCGCGGGGCTCGCCGAATCGGTCACCTTCACCGTGACCGTCGACGTCTCCGCTGTTGTCGGTGTACCGCTCACCGTGCAACCGCTCAGCGACAGGCCCGCAGGCAGTGTACCGCTGGTGATCGCGCAGCTGTAGGGCGAGGTTCCACCGCTGGCTCCGATCGTCGCGCTGTAGGCAACGCCGACCGTGCCGTTCGGCAGCGTGGTGCTGGTCAAAGTTAAGGTGGCCGGAGAGATCACAATCGTCTCTGGGCCAGTGACGGTATTCGCCGGACTTGCCGAATCGGTCGCCTTCACTGTAACCGTCGAAGAACCTGCTGTTGTCGGAGTGCCGCTCACCGTGCAGCCGCTCAGCGAAAGTCCTGCAGGCAGCGTGCCGCTGGTGATCGCGCAGCTGTAGGGCGAGGTTCCACCGCTCACGCCGATCGTCGCACTGTAAGCGACGCCCACCGTGCCGTTGGGAAGCGTCGTGGTCGTGAGAGTCAGCGTGCTAGTTGCCGCATTCACGGTGATCGACGCCGAGGCCGTGGCTGTAGCGCCGGTAGAATCCTGCACCTGGACAACGAAGGTCGAAGATCCCGCTGTCGTCGGAGTACCAGAGATCACTCCGGTCGAAGCAGAGATCGTGAGCCCGGCAGGCAGCGTGCCTGATGCGATGCTCCAGGTATAAGGCGTCACACCGCCGCTTGCAGTCAGCGAAGTCGTGTATGCAACACCAACCGTGCCGGGAGGCTGTACGCCACCGGTCAGCGTCAAAGGCGTCGTGGTACCGGAAGTAGAAACAGTGATGGTCTCGTTTACCGTCGCGGTATAGGGCGTCACGCTCTGGTCGACAACCTGCACCACAAATGTCGATGTGCCCTGCGTCGTCGGAGTACCCGAGATCACACCCGTGCTGGCATTGAAGGTCAAACCATCCGGCAGCGATCCACTCGCGAGGCTCATCGTCAGCGTGCCCGTGCCGCCGCTCGGCGTAAGCGTCGCTGAGTATGCCGTGCCAACCGTGCCCGCGGGCAGCGATCCGCTAATCTTCGGATCGGGGTTGACTGTAACGCTGACCGTGCGCGAATTCGAGGTATTCGCAATGCCAGCCGTCAACGTAACCTGCGACTGCGATGTGATGCCCGACGGAGCAGTATAGGTCACATCCGTACCGGTAGTGGCGGAGAGACTGCCACATGCGCTCCCACTGCAACTTGCTCCAGCAATGGCCCAGGAAATCGTCTCGGTCCCGGAAAGATTCGCTGTAATGCCAACCGACTGGCCCGCATCCATCGTGATCGAAGATGCAGAGAGCGAAGTAATCCCATTACCGGCATAGCCGCTCGCGCCGCAGCCCGCAAGAACAATCGTAAAAGCGGATACCAGCAGGGCAGCACTTATGCCGACACCACTTCGAGCTATCTTCAGGAGGCGGGAGCTATAACTCGCATCTACTTTTTCGGGGGACGACAGGAAAGGTTTGGCCTTAAACATCGGGGTATGACTCCTTGACTGATCACAGGCACACGGCCTCGCGAGCGGCTGAGAGCCGCAGTTCGATAGCCATAAGCACTTATGCGAAGAATTCGCTG
The Silvibacterium dinghuense DNA segment above includes these coding regions:
- a CDS encoding beta strand repeat-containing protein, whose protein sequence is MFKAKPFLSSPEKVDASYSSRLLKIARSGVGISAALLVSAFTIVLAGCGASGYAGNGITSLSASSITMDAGQSVGITANLSGTETISWAIAGASCSGSACGSLSATTGTDVTYTAPSGITSQSQVTLTAGIANTSNSRTVSVTVNPDPKISGSLPAGTVGTAYSATLTPSGGTGTLTMSLASGSLPDGLTFNASTGVISGTPTTQGTSTFVVQVVDQSVTPYTATVNETITVSTSGTTTPLTLTGGVQPPGTVGVAYTTSLTASGGVTPYTWSIASGTLPAGLTISASTGVISGTPTTAGSSTFVVQVQDSTGATATASASITVNAATSTLTLTTTTLPNGTVGVAYSATIGVSGGTSPYSCAITSGTLPAGLSLSGCTVSGTPTTAGSSTVTVKATDSASPANTVTGPETIVISPATLTLTSTTLPNGTVGVAYSATIGASGGTSPYSCAITSGTLPAGLSLSGCTVSGTPTTAETSTVTVKVTDSASPADTVSGPETIVISPANLTLTTTTLPNGTVGVAYSATIGASGGTSPYSCAITSGTLPAGLSLSGCTVSGTPTTAETSTVTVKVTDSASPADTVSGPETIVISPANLTLTTTTLPNGTVGVAYSATIGASGGTSPYSCAITSGTLPAGLSLSGCTVSGTPTTAETSTVTVKVTDSGSPAKTATGPETIVISPATLTLTSTTLPNGTVGVAYSATIGASGGTSPYSCAITSGTLPAGLTLNGCTVSGTPTTAETSTVTVKVTDSASPADTVSGPETIVISPAALTLTSTTLPNGTVGVAYSATIGASGGTSPYSCAITSGTLPAGLALSGCTVSGTPTTAGTSTVTVKVTDSGSPAKTVTGPETIVISPATLTLTSTTLPNGKVGVAYSATIGASGGTSPYSCAITSGTLPAGLTLSDCTVSGTPTTAGSSTVTVKVTDSGSPAQTVTGPETIVISPATLTLTSTTLPNGTVGVPYSATIGASGGTSPYSCAITSGTLPAGLILNGCTVSGTPTTAGSSTVTVKVTDSGSPAQTVTGLETIVISPATLTLTSTTLPNGTVGVPYSATIGASGGTSPYSCAITSGTLPAGLTLSGCTVSGTPTTAGSSTVTVKVTDSGSPAQTATGPETIVISPASLTLTTSTLPNGTVGIAYSATIGVSGGTSPYSCVINSGTLPAGLTLSGCTVSGTPTTAETSVVTVTVTDSESPAKTVTGPESITINPSGTLTLAATLPNAILNTPYSYTLQATGGTAPYTYAVTTGTVSAGITLASDGVLSGTPTAAGASSFTVTVTDSKGATATDNLILLVVYQSSPNDSELTGPYAYLFQGYDDVVAGVLAYQTATVGSFTADGTGGITAGELDANHQSSAPAGTTVATQTFLGTYIVNSDSRGFITITTLNSDGTTDQTFTYAISLKAPVSPATVSTQGSLIEYDDDQLVGTKGSGSLLAQTTSAYSAGLKGSYAFGFSGDTPCLVSCTIGIASGPVATVGQFTTDGAGTISTGAADANIASVNFPNAPLTGSYEAADQNGRLAMTLSNSSISDGVYPSDYAVYIVNANEAFVMSTDKHSAYSLLAGTAQLQTMSSFSNTDLNGPFIGYENAQSDPGLLGTTLQSVLNFSTATIFRASGDGAGTCNTTNVDSAGLTSLVDNLTGLSNSSTLLQALLGNSTATGTSTCEVASNGRSELDYPQPPSLIATLLAILGLPTGPPAPRIVYLTSPGTGYFLESSYAGLGHIEQQTGSPFSLSTLDGTFVDSTIPASSLASINTSGYFTANGAGKASYTLDMNVGVGTINVLELGETTTTTYTLSDPNSNTTPATAGRYLLGDGTTVIYAISPDRFVLLNTSPLTTSPSVSLLY
- a CDS encoding OmpA family protein; this translates as MIRSKLLIGLLMLAGGAAAYGQRATPQDVDYTSRFDLAGGYNLIDANAPPASCQCFTMNGAFVEGDFNFKKWLGVAGMVTAGHATDISTLGQNLTLMTYMGGPRFLWNHSRLTAFGQFLAGGARGTGSYFPTSTGSKSSAESFAFSTGGGLDFNLTPRIAIRTFNAQYLRTEFPNGSNGSQNQLQISTGIVFRFGGNHIAPAPPMRVPPETRSEIEFNCSVGAQEVSAGNAVQVIGETMTLPDKLDVTYSWTSNAGAIESTGRMVTIDTSHLAPGVYRVDGRASLVSNPSVSATCQASFHVREEAVAQNSTQPAEVIVPPADMDDFHKHVVDMFFSYDSSHIRSDEQGGIAQDAAYLNAHPDLSITIAGYADERGSAEYNIALGLKRATATRKALAEAGVNKSRMKVLSYGKEKPFCTETTESCMQQNRRAQLVPDGQ